CTACTTGGAAGCATACTACTTGTCCTTGCTGTGGTAAACCAGCAGTTAGAGAAACAGATACTTTAGATACTTTTGTTCAGTCTTCTTGGTATTTCTTAAGATATGCTACAAACAACGCAAAATGGGAAAAAGAAGGAATCTCTAAAAAAGATAGTGATTATTGGATGGATGTTGACCAATACATTGGTGGTATTGAGCACGCTATCTTACACTTACTTTACGCAAGATTCTTTACTAAAGTATTAAATGATTTAGGATATACAAACTCAAAAGAGCCATTTAAAAACCTACTTACTCAAGGTATGGTACTTAAAGATGGTGCTAAAATGTCTAAATCAAAAGGAAATGTAGTAGACCCTGATTCTATTGTAGAAAAGTATGGAGCTGATACAGCTAGAATGTTTATTCTATTTGCTGCACCTCCAACAAAAGAGTTAGAGTGGAATGATTCAGCAGTAGAAGGTTCATTTAAATTTATTAAAAAGTTCTATGAAAGATCAGTAAATGTTACAGAAGATGCAGTTGCAAACTTTGAAAACATAGACCACTCTTCTTTATCAAAAGAAGAAAAAGAAGCTAGAAGAAAAGTATATGAAGCAGTTCAAAAAGCTGATGATGTATTCAATAAAACATATACATTTAATACTTTAATTGCTGCATCTATGGAAGCAATGAATGCACTTCAAGCACAAAACAATGAACTTGTATGGGCAGAAGGTTACTATATCTTAACAAACATTTTAGAGCCAATTATTCCTCATGCTTGTTGGGACTTAGCAGATAAACTATTTGCTAAAAAGAACTTCTCTTCAAAAATTGAAGTTAAAGAAGAAGTATTTACTTTAGATTCAATTGTTTTAGCTGTTACTATTAATGGTAAAAAAAGAGCAGAAGTAGAAGTAGCTCCAAGTGCTTCAAAAGAAGAGATTTTAGCTGCAGCAAAAGAGATTGCAGCAAAATGGATTGATGGTAAAGAGTTAATCAAAGAGATTGTTGTACCAAATAAATTAGTTAACTTAGTTGTTAAGGGATAAGATGAAAAATAGTCTATTAGTATTATTAATAGTTTTTGTATTTACAGCTTGTGGTTACAAACCATCAAGTCACTATGCAAAAAGACAATTAGATGGTACTATCTATGTTAATTTAATTATTAACTTAGAAGACCCAAGAAATGCAGTAATTATCAAAGATGCAATGCATGAGCTAATAGTACATAGACTAGATTCAAAACTTGTATTTGATAAAAACTTAGCTGATACGATTTTAGATGTAAAACTAAACTCAGTATCAATGCAAGAACTGCAAGATGATGAAGATGGTTATAATAACCTTTATAGAGCTATTGTAAAAATTACAGTTGCATATGAAAAAGATGGAAGAAAAAAATCTTTTGCAGTTAGTGGAGATTATGAATTCTCTATTAACAAAGGTGCAACTATTACAGACTCAAAAAGATTTGAAGCTATTAGAAATGCAGCTAATAAAGCTTTAGAAGAGGTTATTTCTAAATTAGCAGTGCAATCTTTTGAAAAAAAGAAGTAGATGCTTATTGATTTTAAGAAAGCTTCTTTAGAAGAAGTATTACAGCACAAAACAATGTACTATGAGAAGATAGACTTCTCTATAGTACAAAACTCTTGGAAAATACTTTCAGAGCACCTTGAGCTTCCTTTTATTATTCATATTGTTGGAACAAATGGAAAAGGAAGTACGGGAAGATTTTTATCTCATTACTTACATAAAAAAGGCTTTAGAACCTTACATTACTCTTCTCCTCATATTATGAAATTCAATGAAAGAATATGGATAAATGGAAGAGATAGTAGTGATATAGAACTACAAATGGCTAGTTCAAAACTTCAAGAGATATTGCCTTTAAATCTTTTAGAAAAACTAACTTATTTTGAATACACAACTCTTTTAGCCTTTGTTTTAAGTTCAAGTTTTGATTATCTAGTTTTAGAAGCAGGACTTGGTGGTGAGTTTGATGCAACAAATATTGCAAAAAATGACTTATCTCTTATTACTACAATTGGACTTGACCACCAAAGCTTTTTAGGTAACACAATAGAAGAAATTGCAAGAACTAAAATGCGTTCAGTGGATACTAAAATGCTAATTGGTTACCAAACTTCAAACAAAGTTTATGAAACTGCTTTAAAAGTTAAAGATGAACTAAAAGATGAGTTTGGACGAGATATAGTTATACAAATTGTTAAAGAGTTTGATAAGTATAGCTTAGATGAAAGATTTGCTTCATATTTAAAGCTTAATTTACATTTAGTAATAGAAGCATTAAAAGAGTTAAATATAGATATTGACCTTGATATTTTTAATGAAGTAAAACTATCAGGAAGATGTGAAAAAATTAAAAAAAATATAACTATAGATGTGGGTCATAATCCCCTAGCAGCTACATTTTTAGCCAAAGAATTCAATAATAAAAAAGTACATTTAATATATAATTCTTATGCAGACAAAGATTATAAAGAGGTTTTAACTATTTTAAAACCTATTGTTACAAAGATAACAATAATCGACTTAGATGACAAAAGAATCGTAGATAAAAATAATTTATTGGAAATTTGCCATAATTTAAATATAATGGTAACTTCTTTAGAAAATATAGAACCAGATGAAGAGTATTTAGTTTTTGGTTCTTTTTTAGTTGTAGAAAAATTTTTAGAAAATATGAGATTAAATGAAGAATAGATTAATTATTACTGTTTCTGATGTACATGGAACAAAAGCCTTTAATGTACATCAAATTGCAAAAAAACTTATTGTCTTTATTGTTCTTTTTGTTTTGCTTGTTATTGGTGGAGGTTCTTGGTTTATCAACAATTTAAGTGATAAAATGGAGACTTTAAAAGAGCAAAAACAAAGAGAACTTGCGAAAAAAGAAGTAGAAATAGATAAAAAAGAGAAAGAGATTACAGCTCTAAATGAAAAAGAACAAAAGCTACAGGCTCAAAATAAGTTCTATTCATTACAAATTAAAAGTAAAGTAGAAGATATTGATGCTTTAAGTTCAAAACTTGATGAAATAGAGTCAATGATTGGTCTTAAAGATGAAAAAATAGAACAGCTTACTAAAGAGACTTTAGACTCAATTAGTGATAACACAAAGTATTTCACACTTTTAACTATACCCAATGGTAGTCCATTAAAAAATACAAGGGTAACTTCTCAATATGGTTATAGAATACACCCAATTACAAAAAGAAAAAAGTTTCATAGGGGTATTGATTTAAGAGCAAGAATGAGAACACCAGTTAAAGCAACTGCAAATGGTGTTGTTGTTTATGTAAGGTCAAGGGACAGAGGAGACTTTGGTAGAGTTGTAAAACTACAACATAGTTTTGGTTTTATGACTATTTATGCACACTTAAATAAAACAGAAGTAAAGCTTGGTGATGTAATTAGAAAAGGTCAAGTTATTGGTTTAAGTGGAAATAGTGGACGAAGTAGTGCTGCACATTTACACTATGAAGTAAGATATGGTGGAAAAATATTAAATCCAAAAGACTTTATAACATGGAATTTTAAAAATTATGATAAAATCTTTACTAAACAAAGGAGAGTTAAGTGGGAATCTTTGGTAAGGCTAATAAGCGAACAACACAAAATGGTGCTACAGTAATTGCCCACGGGACTTGTATAATCGGTGGAATTACTACTGAGGGTACAGTTCATATTGATGGAAAATTTGAAGGTGTTATATTAGAAGCCGATGTTATTTCAATTGGTAAAACAGGTGAAGTAATAGGTGATATAAAAGCTAATAACTTAATAGTTAGTGGACTTTTAGATGGTAAAATTGATTGTAATGAAGTACAAATTCTTTCAACTGGTAAAGTCATTGGAAATATGAAATACAATGAACTTAGTATTGAAGAAGATGGAAAATTTGAAGGTCAAGGTGTTAGAAAAGGTTCTAAACTGAAAAGTAGATATGATGAAATAGAAAATAAACTAAATAATATCATTATCACACCGTCTCACCAGATTGAGCATGAATCATAAAAAAATAGAAGAAAGATTAAAAGAACTTTATGAACAAAAAACTACTATAGAAAAAGAGATTGAAACTCTTGAAGCTATAGTAAATCAAAAAGAAAAAAAGAGTCTATCAAAAGATGAAAAGATAGAACTTTTTAAATCTCTATTTTTTGCTAGAACAGATATTTTTGCAAAAAAATGGACTAGTAAAGATGGCTCTAAACAAGCCTTTTATCCCTTAACTCAAACATTTAGAGGAAGTGACTACTTACCTCTAACAAACAATGAAGTTGAACTTCACTTAAGAGGAAAAGTTCAGCTAGCTTCATACTTAATAAATCAAACAAACAAAAGTAAATATATAGTTTTAGAGGTTTTAGAAAAAGATATCTCTAAGATATTAAAAACCTTTGCAAGTATAGATATTGAAGCACTTTTTGAATACAGCTCTTATAACTCAATTTTAGTATGGGTATTTTTTGAAAAAGAGTTAGAAACAAAGTCTGCTAAAACTTTTGCTCAATATATTTTAAAAAAATCAAATATCTCTGCAAAGATTTTTCCCACAAAAGAGTTTGTAACAAATGGAAGTTTTGATGAACCAATAGAGTTACCACTTCATTTAAAATTTAGAGACTCAAATAAAACAGTATTTTTTGAGCCAAATTCTAAAGAAGTATATAAAGACCAATGGAAACTTTTACAAAATATCTCTAAAGTATCTGAAAAAACAGTTTTAAAATATAATGATTTTGAAAAGATTGATAAAACTGATTTAATGTTTGATGATATAGAGTTTCCTTTATTTAAACTAGAGATTAAGTTATATGACTATTTATATGTTCCAACACAAAATTTATCAAGAAGTTTTATAAATAAACTAAAAGCCTTCGCATCTTTTGATAACCCACAAGTAAAAGTGCTGTTGAGTCTTAGAAAACCACTTTATAATACTCCAAGGGTAATAAAAAACTTTGAAGAAGATGAAAACTACTTAAAACTTCCAAGGGGACTTATTTATCAAATCTCAAAATATTTAGATGTAAATAAAGTTGATTTTAAAATTGATGATAAAACATATTGTGAAGAGATAGAAACAAAAAAGGTTTTATTTGAACTAAGAACTGAACAGCAAGAAGCTATAGATAGAATGCTTAAAAAAAGGTTCTCTATTTGTGTAGCTCCTCCTGGTTTTGGTAAAACATTACTTGGTGCAAAAATGTTTGAACAAAGAGCTTGTTCTACTTTGATTATAGTAAATAAAAATATGCTTCTTGATCAGTGGCGAGATAGATTTGTTGAGTATTTTGATTATAAAAGAGCGGATATTGGCTTTTTAGGAAAGAGTAAAAATAAATTAAATGGAAAAATTGATGTTGCAACTATGCAAAGTCTTAAAAACTCTCCTGAGATTATAAATAACTACTCTTTTGTGATAGTAGATGAATGTCACCATATCCCCGCTGTTACCTTTGAGCAGATAGTTAAACAGTTCTATGGAAAGTATATTTTAGGTCTTAGTGCAACACCTAAAAGAAAAGATGGATTAGACCCGATTTTATTCCAACAGCTTGGTGATATCTCCTATGAATATAAAAAGAAAAAAACTTTTAATAATAAATTAGAGATAATACGAACAGACTTTATAAGTGAAGCAGATAATTATGCTACATTGATTAATGAATTATGTGTAGATGAAACAAGAAATGGGCTAATTATCGAGCAAATAAAGCTTCATCAAGACAGAAAGATTTTAATCTTAACAGATAGAATTGAACATATTAATGCTTTAGAAAAACTGCTTAAAAATGAACAAATAGATTATGTTTCTATTCATGGAAGTATGAGTAAAAAAGAGCAGAGTGAAAAGATTAAACTTGTTGAGTCTAAAAGTCTAATTTTAGCAACGACTTCATATTTTGGTGAAGGGATTGATTTCCCTCATTTAAATACGATTATATTTGCTACACCGATTTCTTATTATGGAAGATTGATTCAATATTTAGGAAGAATAGGTAGAGGAAATCAAGAGTGTTTAGCTATTGATTTTCTTGATAACAAAAATGCTATGCTTAATTCAGCTTATAAAAAAAGGCTTGAAGGATACAAGCAAATGCATTATTTATAAAAGAAGGAAGAGATGTTAGGAATTATCGTTTGGACACTATTGATTGCAATAGTAGTTAATCTTATTTTAAAAAGATTCCATTTACCAACAATTATTGGTTATATTTTAACAGGTACAATCATTGCATATGTCTTTAATTTACATGCGGCTGTGAATAATCATGACTTAAAAGAGATTGCAGAGTTTGGTGTTGTATTTTTAATGTTTACAATTGGTTTAGAGTTCTCTTTAGAACATCTAAAAAGAATGAGAAAAGAGGTATTCTTTACTGGAACCTTACAAATAGTAGTTACAACAGCATTTGTTATATCTATTTGTATGTTGATTTTTGGTTTTGATTTTAGAACATCACTTATTATAGGTGCTGCTTTATCTCTATCTTCTACGGCAATTGTTTTAAAAACATATAATGAAAATAATGAAATTAAGAAAAGACATGGACAAAGAGTTCTTGGAATTTTAATTATGCAAGATATTGCAGTTATTCCAATCTTACTTATGATTTCATTGTTTGCTGCAGGTGATGATAAAAGTATCACATCTTTAGTATTTGAGACAGTTGTTGCAGCTGGTATTTTACTTGCACTATTATATATAAGTGGTAAGTTTTTATTAGAACCATTTTTTGAACACGTTTCAAAATCAAAATCTGATGAACTATTTGTAGGTTCTGTTTTACTTGTAGCAATTGGAGCTTCATATTTAGCTCACTACTTTGGGTTTACTTACTCTTTAGGAGCATTTGTTGCAGGTATGATGATTAGTGAGACTAAGTTTAAACATCAAGTTGAGGCTGACCTTACTCCATTTAGAAACTTATTATTAGGTGTTTTCTTTATTACTGTTGGTATGCAAATCAACTTTCAAATAATTGCAGACAATATTGTAATTATTTTAATTTTATTACCTATTTTAGTATCTTTAAAATATTTAATTATCTACTTACTTGTAAGAATTGATGATACAAAAAGAGTTGCTTTTAAAACAGCTTTATCTTTAGTTCAAATTGGTGAGTTCTCATTGGCTATTTTAGAGCTTGCTAGAAGTAGAAGTTTAATTGATCCAACATACTCACAGATACTTATAGTTACTATTGTTATCTCGATGATTTTAACTCCAATTATCTTAAAAAATATGTCATCAATTGCAGCGAAACTTTTAACAGAAGATACGTTAAAACTTCCAGAAACACACAATGTAGATAAAGATACAAAAGGTCATATTGTTGTATTAGGTTTCGGACACTTAGGTCAAGAGATTGCTCACAATCTAAGAGAAGATGGACATAATTATGTAATTATTGAGCATAACCTAAAATACTTTGAGATGGGATATAAAGATAATGAACCTATCATCTTTGGAAATGCAGCTCATAAACATATCTTAGAGTCTGTAAATATTAAAGATGCTTGTGCGGTTATTGTAGCTATTGATAACCCAGAGAAGTTGCATCTTATTTGTGAAGTTATTGATGATTTAACTCACAACACAAAAACAATTGTTAAAGTAACTAGATTTAGTGAAAAGCAAGAGTTAGAGTCTTTACACTTAGAGCATATTATTGTTGAAGATGATGTTGTTGCACGTGCACTTGTTGATGAAACAAAAGAGTGTAGAGTTAATTTTATAAAAGAGCAAAAAGAAGATTAATAAAGTAGGAGAAATCCTACTTTATATTTATTGTTGCACTTGCTGTATCAGAAACCGTGATTCCCTCAACTTCTTTTTTATTTTTAACAGTAAACATCCACTGACCAAAGTTAGTTAATACAAACTTTGCTTTCCCTTTTCTAACATTTGCAAATAGGGCATTATCATTTTTTGCTAAGGCACTTTTAGCAGTAACATATCCACTTTCTAAAGCTTTACCTTTATATAAAACATCAAAAGTTATAGTATCTCCAATATGAAGTTTAGAAATATCATTTGTAGGAATTAGTTCTAACTCATGTCCCACTGCTTTTGGTTCAGACCAAGATTTATTTACAAAATATGTTTTAGCATATGTTGTATTTTGAATTGTTTCTAATACCTCTTTTAGATTTCTAATTTTATCTTTTGATTTTGTAGTAAATCTTTTATTGTCATTTTTATCAAGATATCTAATTAGTGTTTTTGTTTTAGTAGCTAAACTAGCACTGTATGTACCTTCTTTTGACTCTTTTTTGAAAGATATTTTTTGCATAGCAAGGTTACTATCTACTATATTTAGATTATCTTTATTATAAATCTCTTCTAAACCTCTTTGTGGTTTTTTTAAAGCAATTGCTTTTCCAGAAGGTGTAATTAAATCAAAAGATTTTAGTTCCACTCTATCTGAAATAGAGTCTTCAATTGTTGGATTATGTCCTGTTCCTAATCCTACTGTTACAAGTTTAGCTCCATGAGATGATGCCTCAAATGAGTTAAGCCAAAGTCCATGGGCAAAAACAGTTGAAGTTGTTATTGCCCCTGCTAGTAATAGTTTTGAAAGTTTCATTTTTTTTCCTTTTATAAAAAATTTAATATCAATGTTAAAACAAAAAGTAAAACAGATATTTTGATGATTAGATAAGGTTTATATGTGTACATAAAGGCAATAAAAATTGCAACAATAGTTAATAAACCTATAAAATAAGTTATTCCTAGTGAAATACCAATTGTTTTAATAAAAACAATAAAAGAGATAATCAAAAAGATACAGCCTAGTATTTTCATGAAAAGTTTTGTGTTTTTATTTACTGCTTTTTTTATTACTTGTTTATAATGCTTTTCTAAAGAAAAAGAGAACAGTAACATTCCAAGATAAGTTAAAAATGAAGCAAGAAACATTATGCCGTTCTCCTTTCTTTTCTAATTAAAATAAATCTTATTAATAGACAAACTAAAGCCATAAAGATAAAGAAAATATCAAAATATATAAAGATAGAATCTCTAGTGAAAATTTCTAGAAAGGAGTCTAAAACTGTGATTGCATTTATAACTGGTAAAGATAAAAATAAAACAGCAGTTAATAAAAGCTGTTCTTTCCAAGCTTTGCTTGTATCTCTTAAAAAAGCATAAATATAAGAGAAAAGCCAAGCTAAGAAGAAGGCATTTATTTCTAGGTCTCTTCTATTTACTTCATCAATAGACATAACTCTATTTGCTATAAAATAAACAGCAAGACCAAGCATTATTCCAACTATAGTTCCAAGGTTCAATTTCTCAACAAGCCAAAAGCCAAAACTTTTTTTAATAGCATTTTTCTTTTTTCTTTTTTGTGTCCATAATATAAGACCAGTTCCAACAAGAACAACTCCTAATATTCCAGAAACAAAGAAAACAAATCTAAGTGTAGAATCTGCAAATTTTGCTTCATGTAAAGCTCTTAATGCAGTACTTGTATTTAGAACATTACTTTCTAAA
The Arcobacter sp. F155 genome window above contains:
- the lptE gene encoding LPS assembly lipoprotein LptE produces the protein MKNSLLVLLIVFVFTACGYKPSSHYAKRQLDGTIYVNLIINLEDPRNAVIIKDAMHELIVHRLDSKLVFDKNLADTILDVKLNSVSMQELQDDEDGYNNLYRAIVKITVAYEKDGRKKSFAVSGDYEFSINKGATITDSKRFEAIRNAANKALEEVISKLAVQSFEKKK
- a CDS encoding folylpolyglutamate synthase/dihydrofolate synthase family protein, giving the protein MLIDFKKASLEEVLQHKTMYYEKIDFSIVQNSWKILSEHLELPFIIHIVGTNGKGSTGRFLSHYLHKKGFRTLHYSSPHIMKFNERIWINGRDSSDIELQMASSKLQEILPLNLLEKLTYFEYTTLLAFVLSSSFDYLVLEAGLGGEFDATNIAKNDLSLITTIGLDHQSFLGNTIEEIARTKMRSVDTKMLIGYQTSNKVYETALKVKDELKDEFGRDIVIQIVKEFDKYSLDERFASYLKLNLHLVIEALKELNIDIDLDIFNEVKLSGRCEKIKKNITIDVGHNPLAATFLAKEFNNKKVHLIYNSYADKDYKEVLTILKPIVTKITIIDLDDKRIVDKNNLLEICHNLNIMVTSLENIEPDEEYLVFGSFLVVEKFLENMRLNEE
- a CDS encoding M23 family metallopeptidase, whose amino-acid sequence is MKNRLIITVSDVHGTKAFNVHQIAKKLIVFIVLFVLLVIGGGSWFINNLSDKMETLKEQKQRELAKKEVEIDKKEKEITALNEKEQKLQAQNKFYSLQIKSKVEDIDALSSKLDEIESMIGLKDEKIEQLTKETLDSISDNTKYFTLLTIPNGSPLKNTRVTSQYGYRIHPITKRKKFHRGIDLRARMRTPVKATANGVVVYVRSRDRGDFGRVVKLQHSFGFMTIYAHLNKTEVKLGDVIRKGQVIGLSGNSGRSSAAHLHYEVRYGGKILNPKDFITWNFKNYDKIFTKQRRVKWESLVRLISEQHKMVLQ
- a CDS encoding polymer-forming cytoskeletal protein, whose amino-acid sequence is MGIFGKANKRTTQNGATVIAHGTCIIGGITTEGTVHIDGKFEGVILEADVISIGKTGEVIGDIKANNLIVSGLLDGKIDCNEVQILSTGKVIGNMKYNELSIEEDGKFEGQGVRKGSKLKSRYDEIENKLNNIIITPSHQIEHES
- a CDS encoding DEAD/DEAH box helicase, whose amino-acid sequence is MNHKKIEERLKELYEQKTTIEKEIETLEAIVNQKEKKSLSKDEKIELFKSLFFARTDIFAKKWTSKDGSKQAFYPLTQTFRGSDYLPLTNNEVELHLRGKVQLASYLINQTNKSKYIVLEVLEKDISKILKTFASIDIEALFEYSSYNSILVWVFFEKELETKSAKTFAQYILKKSNISAKIFPTKEFVTNGSFDEPIELPLHLKFRDSNKTVFFEPNSKEVYKDQWKLLQNISKVSEKTVLKYNDFEKIDKTDLMFDDIEFPLFKLEIKLYDYLYVPTQNLSRSFINKLKAFASFDNPQVKVLLSLRKPLYNTPRVIKNFEEDENYLKLPRGLIYQISKYLDVNKVDFKIDDKTYCEEIETKKVLFELRTEQQEAIDRMLKKRFSICVAPPGFGKTLLGAKMFEQRACSTLIIVNKNMLLDQWRDRFVEYFDYKRADIGFLGKSKNKLNGKIDVATMQSLKNSPEIINNYSFVIVDECHHIPAVTFEQIVKQFYGKYILGLSATPKRKDGLDPILFQQLGDISYEYKKKKTFNNKLEIIRTDFISEADNYATLINELCVDETRNGLIIEQIKLHQDRKILILTDRIEHINALEKLLKNEQIDYVSIHGSMSKKEQSEKIKLVESKSLILATTSYFGEGIDFPHLNTIIFATPISYYGRLIQYLGRIGRGNQECLAIDFLDNKNAMLNSAYKKRLEGYKQMHYL
- a CDS encoding cation:proton antiporter codes for the protein MLGIIVWTLLIAIVVNLILKRFHLPTIIGYILTGTIIAYVFNLHAAVNNHDLKEIAEFGVVFLMFTIGLEFSLEHLKRMRKEVFFTGTLQIVVTTAFVISICMLIFGFDFRTSLIIGAALSLSSTAIVLKTYNENNEIKKRHGQRVLGILIMQDIAVIPILLMISLFAAGDDKSITSLVFETVVAAGILLALLYISGKFLLEPFFEHVSKSKSDELFVGSVLLVAIGASYLAHYFGFTYSLGAFVAGMMISETKFKHQVEADLTPFRNLLLGVFFITVGMQINFQIIADNIVIILILLPILVSLKYLIIYLLVRIDDTKRVAFKTALSLVQIGEFSLAILELARSRSLIDPTYSQILIVTIVISMILTPIILKNMSSIAAKLLTEDTLKLPETHNVDKDTKGHIVVLGFGHLGQEIAHNLREDGHNYVIIEHNLKYFEMGYKDNEPIIFGNAAHKHILESVNIKDACAVIVAIDNPEKLHLICEVIDDLTHNTKTIVKVTRFSEKQELESLHLEHIIVEDDVVARALVDETKECRVNFIKEQKED
- a CDS encoding DUF4198 domain-containing protein; its protein translation is MKLSKLLLAGAITTSTVFAHGLWLNSFEASSHGAKLVTVGLGTGHNPTIEDSISDRVELKSFDLITPSGKAIALKKPQRGLEEIYNKDNLNIVDSNLAMQKISFKKESKEGTYSASLATKTKTLIRYLDKNDNKRFTTKSKDKIRNLKEVLETIQNTTYAKTYFVNKSWSEPKAVGHELELIPTNDISKLHIGDTITFDVLYKGKALESGYVTAKSALAKNDNALFANVRKGKAKFVLTNFGQWMFTVKNKKEVEGITVSDTASATINIK
- a CDS encoding DUF3325 domain-containing protein; the encoded protein is MFLASFLTYLGMLLFSFSLEKHYKQVIKKAVNKNTKLFMKILGCIFLIISFIVFIKTIGISLGITYFIGLLTIVAIFIAFMYTYKPYLIIKISVLLFVLTLILNFL